A genomic stretch from Veillonellaceae bacterium includes:
- the groL gene encoding chaperonin GroEL (60 kDa chaperone family; promotes refolding of misfolded polypeptides especially under stressful conditions; forms two stacked rings of heptamers to form a barrel-shaped 14mer; ends can be capped by GroES; misfolded proteins enter the barrel where they are refolded when GroES binds), giving the protein MAKQILFDEEARRALERGVNALANAVKVTLGPKGRNVVLDKKFGAPAITNDGVTIARDIELEDPFENMGAQLVKEVATKTNDVAGDGTTTATLLAQAMIREGMRNVAAGANPMILKKGIQKAVTTLVEEIKKNAKQVEDKAAIAQVASISAGDEEIGNLIAEAMEKVGKDGVITVEESKGMGTSLDVVEGMQFDRGYISPYMITDTDKMEAVLNDPYILITDRKIGAIADLLPVLEKVVQQGKELLIIAEDVEGEALATLVVNKLRGTFRAVAVKAPGFGDRRKAMLEDIAILTGGTVISEEVGRKLDSVDVSDLGRARQIRVSKEETTVVDGAGAANDIKGRVAQIKAQIEETTSDFDKEKLQERLAKLAGGVAVIQVGAATEVELKEKKLRIEDALNATRAAVEEGIVAGGGTTFIDVQDALAELNLTGDEKTGVQIVKRAIEEPVRQIADNAGLEGSVVVENVKRAGKGKGFNALTEEYVDMIAAGIVDPAKVTRSALQNAASIAAMVLTTESIVADKPEKDNGAAAAAAMGGMGGMGGMGGMGGMM; this is encoded by the coding sequence ATGGCTAAGCAAATTCTGTTTGACGAAGAAGCACGCCGCGCATTGGAAAGAGGCGTAAATGCTCTGGCAAACGCTGTTAAAGTTACTCTTGGACCTAAAGGCCGCAATGTTGTATTGGATAAAAAATTTGGCGCTCCGGCAATCACTAATGACGGTGTAACAATCGCCCGCGATATCGAATTAGAAGATCCGTTTGAAAACATGGGCGCACAGCTTGTAAAAGAAGTAGCAACCAAGACTAACGATGTAGCCGGTGACGGTACTACTACCGCTACTCTTTTAGCTCAAGCTATGATTCGCGAAGGCATGCGTAACGTTGCTGCCGGTGCTAACCCAATGATTCTTAAAAAGGGTATTCAAAAAGCAGTAACAACCCTTGTTGAAGAAATCAAGAAGAACGCTAAGCAAGTTGAAGACAAAGCTGCAATTGCTCAAGTTGCCTCGATCTCAGCCGGTGATGAAGAAATTGGTAACCTGATTGCTGAAGCTATGGAAAAAGTCGGTAAAGACGGCGTTATCACTGTTGAAGAATCAAAAGGTATGGGCACAAGCCTCGATGTTGTTGAGGGTATGCAATTTGACCGCGGATACATTTCCCCGTACATGATTACTGATACTGACAAAATGGAAGCAGTATTAAATGATCCTTACATTTTAATCACTGACCGTAAAATTGGTGCAATTGCTGACCTGCTGCCAGTATTAGAAAAAGTTGTACAGCAAGGTAAAGAATTGCTAATTATCGCTGAGGATGTTGAAGGCGAAGCTCTTGCTACACTCGTTGTTAACAAACTCCGCGGCACCTTCCGTGCTGTGGCTGTGAAAGCTCCTGGTTTTGGCGATCGCCGCAAAGCTATGCTTGAAGATATCGCAATTCTTACCGGTGGTACAGTTATCAGCGAAGAAGTCGGCCGCAAGCTTGACAGCGTAGATGTTTCTGACCTCGGACGTGCTCGTCAAATCCGGGTATCTAAAGAGGAAACTACAGTAGTTGACGGTGCTGGTGCTGCTAATGATATCAAAGGCCGTGTTGCTCAAATCAAAGCTCAGATTGAAGAAACTACTTCTGATTTTGATAAAGAAAAACTTCAAGAGCGTTTGGCTAAGCTGGCTGGCGGCGTAGCTGTTATCCAAGTTGGTGCTGCAACTGAAGTTGAATTGAAAGAGAAAAAGCTGCGCATCGAAGATGCTCTTAACGCTACTCGCGCTGCCGTAGAAGAGGGCATTGTTGCCGGCGGCGGCACAACCTTCATCGACGTACAAGACGCTCTTGCCGAGCTTAACCTGACCGGCGATGAAAAGACCGGCGTACAAATCGTTAAACGCGCCATTGAAGAGCCTGTTCGTCAAATTGCTGACAACGCTGGCCTGGAAGGTTCAGTTGTTGTTGAGAACGTTAAACGGGCCGGTAAAGGCAAAGGCTTTAATGCTTTGACCGAAGAATATGTTGATATGATTGCTGCCGGTATTGTTGACCCTGCTAAAGTTACCCGTTCTGCTCTGCAAAATGCAGCAAGCATTGCGGCAATGGTATTAACTACTGAAAGTATAGTTGCTGATAAACCGGAAAAAGATAATGGTGCTGCTGCAGCAGCTGCAATGGGCGGCATGGGCGGCATGGGCGGCATGGGCGGCATGGGCGGCATGATGTAG
- a CDS encoding co-chaperone GroES, with translation MIKPLGDRVVIKVLEGETTTKSGIVLPDTAKEKPQQGEVIAVGTGKVLDNGQRVALDVKAGDKIIFSKYAGTEVKFDGQEYLIVSERDILAVVE, from the coding sequence ATGATTAAGCCATTGGGCGACAGAGTAGTAATTAAAGTTCTCGAAGGGGAAACCACAACAAAAAGCGGTATCGTACTGCCGGATACTGCTAAAGAAAAACCGCAGCAAGGTGAAGTAATCGCTGTTGGTACCGGCAAAGTCCTTGATAACGGGCAGCGTGTAGCGCTCGATGTTAAAGCCGGCGACAAAATTATTTTCTCCAAATATGCTGGGACTGAAGTAAAATTTGATGGCCAAGAATATCTTATCGTAAGCGAAAGAGATATTCTAGCAGTTGTTGAGTAA
- a CDS encoding response regulator, with amino-acid sequence MESLRIVIADNESIIRMDLKEILQEAGHTVVGEATDGRKAVELVRKHRPELVIMDIKMPEMDGITAAKIISNEKLAPVLLLTAFSQKEIVEKAKDSGVLAYLVKPVKETNLFPAIEIAMSRFQEFTELERELEDVKKSLEARKILDKAKGILMDAYKLSESEAYRRIQQYSMSKRKSIREVAEAIIHAATKK; translated from the coding sequence ATGGAGTCTTTGCGTATTGTTATTGCAGATAATGAATCGATAATCCGGATGGATCTCAAAGAAATTCTTCAAGAGGCCGGTCACACTGTTGTCGGAGAGGCAACTGACGGCCGTAAGGCGGTTGAACTTGTCCGAAAGCACCGGCCGGAACTAGTAATAATGGATATAAAAATGCCCGAAATGGATGGAATCACTGCCGCTAAGATTATTTCAAACGAAAAACTGGCTCCGGTACTTTTGCTGACAGCTTTCAGCCAGAAAGAAATAGTAGAAAAGGCTAAAGACTCCGGAGTGTTAGCCTACCTTGTTAAGCCAGTAAAAGAGACTAATTTGTTCCCGGCAATCGAAATTGCCATGTCGCGCTTTCAAGAATTTACAGAACTTGAGCGCGAACTGGAAGACGTAAAAAAATCGTTGGAAGCGCGTAAAATTCTTGATAAAGCGAAAGGCATTTTAATGGACGCCTACAAATTATCTGAGAGTGAAGCCTACCGACGAATTCAGCAGTACAGTATGAGCAAGCGCAAGTCAATCAGAGAGGTGGCAGAGGCTATTATTCATGCTGCTACCAAGAAATAA
- a CDS encoding PAS domain S-box protein: MNMVEDICRMNTDLAAGQVAMLTSISRLLGLAADLAHAQATVYVKAKTENNLVIVAQSYPNTSFIQYKPNLVGSVVGSTEEPVLWRTLTTGQPISGQREWDIGMWIDMQTFAIRDASGSIIAAISFETSLAEARASGYKILIDAAFRLLTTERIAENKHYRMLSASDGVIIVDAIGSIIFANPAAESIYKVFGISKVVGRKILDRKLNMRLAQKASSTKTPCEAEFEIGNITLVQRAIPIIDSGQTVRIIVIISDITELKKKEKELLIKSAVIQEIHHRVKNNLQTIASLLRLQSRRTKSAEVKAALQESVNRILSISVVHEFLSQQDAEFINVAEVARNILDMVSQNMLEPDFNLQAVFKGETIILPSEQASSLALVINELVQNSIEHGFIGRREGLIGVDIRTLPEAYEIEIYDNGIGISEEFNIDSSGNLGLQIVRTLVENDVGGKFCLYGNKGTHALIIISRI; this comes from the coding sequence ATGAATATGGTTGAAGATATTTGCCGTATGAATACAGACTTGGCGGCAGGACAGGTTGCTATGCTGACAAGTATTAGCCGACTTCTTGGCCTGGCTGCTGATTTAGCACACGCACAGGCTACAGTCTATGTTAAGGCCAAAACTGAAAACAACCTTGTAATTGTTGCTCAGTCATATCCAAATACAAGTTTCATTCAGTATAAGCCCAATCTTGTCGGCTCAGTCGTGGGCTCGACTGAGGAGCCGGTTTTATGGCGTACCCTTACAACAGGTCAGCCAATCAGTGGCCAGCGGGAATGGGATATCGGTATGTGGATTGATATGCAGACATTCGCAATACGTGATGCCAGCGGAAGTATCATCGCTGCTATAAGCTTTGAAACAAGTCTCGCTGAAGCAAGAGCATCGGGTTACAAAATCCTCATTGATGCGGCATTTCGTCTACTGACAACCGAACGAATAGCTGAAAATAAGCATTACCGGATGCTTTCTGCCAGTGATGGGGTTATTATTGTTGATGCTATTGGTTCAATCATCTTTGCTAATCCAGCTGCTGAGAGTATCTATAAAGTGTTTGGCATCAGCAAGGTTGTTGGCCGAAAAATTCTGGACCGGAAACTCAACATGCGTCTAGCACAAAAAGCTAGCTCAACAAAGACCCCCTGCGAGGCCGAATTCGAGATTGGCAATATAACCCTCGTGCAGCGGGCGATACCAATTATTGATAGCGGTCAGACAGTCAGGATTATTGTTATAATCTCGGACATTACCGAACTTAAGAAAAAAGAAAAAGAGTTGTTAATAAAGTCAGCTGTCATCCAGGAAATTCATCATCGCGTAAAGAATAACCTCCAAACAATAGCAAGCCTGCTGAGACTGCAGTCGCGGCGCACTAAGTCTGCCGAAGTTAAGGCCGCCCTGCAGGAAAGTGTCAATCGGATATTAAGCATTTCGGTTGTTCACGAGTTCTTATCCCAGCAAGACGCTGAATTTATCAATGTTGCCGAAGTTGCTCGCAATATTCTTGATATGGTCAGTCAAAATATGCTGGAACCGGATTTCAATCTTCAGGCCGTTTTTAAAGGTGAGACAATAATATTGCCGTCGGAACAAGCCAGCAGCTTGGCACTGGTCATTAATGAACTGGTTCAAAATTCAATTGAGCATGGTTTTATTGGCCGCCGCGAAGGGCTAATCGGTGTTGATATCAGAACACTACCCGAGGCCTATGAAATAGAAATATATGATAATGGTATTGGTATTTCCGAGGAATTTAATATAGATTCCTCAGGAAATCTGGGATTACAAATCGTGAGAACGTTAGTTGAAAATGATGTGGGCGGCAAGTTCTGCCTTTACGGCAATAAAGGAACTCACGCCCTGATTATAATCTCACGCATATGA
- the tsaD gene encoding tRNA (adenosine(37)-N6)-threonylcarbamoyltransferase complex transferase subunit TsaD, whose amino-acid sequence MEDFALTNCDSEKNKQCLVLGLETSCDETSAAVIADGRIILSNIISSQVPLHQKFGGVVPEIASRKHIENVMPVVDQALREAGVKLTDIAAIGVTYGPGLVGALLVGVAAAKALAFGADKPLVGVNHLEGHIFANFLGQSELAPPFVALVVSGGHTSLVHVRDYNDFELLGQTRDDAAGEAFDKIARVMNLPYPGGPHIDRLARQGNPEAINFPRALSSKDSFEFSFSGLKSAVLNYLNSAAQRGEEVNQANVSASFQAAVIEVLVNKAMQAVKVCGVNRLVLAGGVAANSQLKESLTNVCSQEGIALNYPPPILCTDNAAMIACRAYYRYQAGLLSDLHLNAVPSLKLGAK is encoded by the coding sequence ATGGAGGATTTTGCTTTGACAAATTGTGATAGCGAGAAAAACAAGCAATGTTTAGTCTTAGGACTTGAAACAAGCTGTGATGAAACGTCAGCAGCTGTTATTGCCGATGGACGAATCATTTTATCAAATATAATATCTTCACAGGTACCGCTACACCAAAAATTCGGCGGGGTTGTTCCGGAAATTGCATCCAGAAAACATATTGAAAATGTTATGCCGGTAGTTGATCAGGCCCTCCGTGAAGCTGGCGTCAAACTAACCGATATAGCAGCCATTGGCGTTACCTATGGGCCGGGCTTAGTAGGGGCTTTGCTGGTAGGTGTTGCCGCCGCAAAGGCTTTGGCATTTGGGGCGGATAAACCGTTAGTGGGTGTAAATCATTTAGAAGGGCACATCTTTGCCAATTTTTTAGGACAGTCTGAGCTTGCTCCGCCCTTCGTCGCCCTGGTTGTATCAGGGGGGCATACTTCGCTGGTACATGTTAGAGATTATAATGATTTTGAACTTTTAGGTCAAACGCGCGACGATGCTGCCGGCGAGGCCTTTGATAAGATTGCTCGAGTCATGAATCTTCCTTATCCTGGAGGTCCTCATATCGACCGGTTAGCACGGCAAGGCAATCCTGAGGCCATTAACTTTCCGCGGGCATTGTCCTCTAAAGATAGTTTCGAGTTTAGTTTCAGCGGTCTTAAATCGGCCGTACTTAATTATCTAAATAGTGCCGCCCAGCGTGGCGAGGAAGTAAATCAGGCAAATGTTAGCGCCAGTTTTCAGGCTGCTGTTATCGAAGTTTTGGTTAATAAAGCAATGCAGGCAGTAAAGGTTTGCGGGGTAAACAGGTTAGTGTTGGCCGGTGGAGTTGCCGCAAATAGTCAGCTTAAGGAAAGCTTAACGAATGTCTGTAGCCAGGAAGGCATAGCTTTAAATTATCCGCCGCCAATACTCTGCACTGATAATGCGGCAATGATCGCCTGCAGGGCGTATTATCGCTATCAAGCTGGCTTACTATCCGATCTTCATCTTAATGCAGTACCGTCGTTAAAGCTAGGCGCAAAATAA
- a CDS encoding alpha/beta-type small acid-soluble spore protein translates to MARSRKPVNPAAENALDRMKFEVASELGIAERVRSQGWSTMTSADCGRVGGQMVRKMIEQYESTIQ, encoded by the coding sequence ATGGCACGCTCGAGAAAACCTGTTAATCCTGCTGCTGAAAATGCTCTTGATCGGATGAAGTTTGAAGTTGCTTCGGAATTAGGTATTGCCGAGCGAGTACGTTCCCAAGGATGGAGCACTATGACCTCAGCTGACTGCGGTCGCGTTGGTGGTCAGATGGTTCGTAAAATGATTGAGCAATATGAATCTACTATCCAATAA
- the rimI gene encoding ribosomal protein S18-alanine N-acetyltransferase, protein MHMSDVCIRPMEAKDIDAVLEVERQSFDTPWSREAFENEVDNDLAYYLILVNENRVIGYGGMWIIVDEAHITNIALLPAYREKGLGKRLLSAMISLAKDKGARSMTLEVRVSNTPAKKLYDSFGFEECGLRQGYYTDNNEDALIMWLKSL, encoded by the coding sequence ATGCATATGAGTGATGTTTGTATCCGGCCGATGGAAGCAAAAGATATTGACGCTGTTCTGGAAGTTGAACGGCAGTCTTTTGATACACCTTGGTCGCGCGAAGCATTTGAAAATGAAGTCGATAATGACTTGGCATATTATCTTATTTTAGTAAATGAGAACCGGGTTATCGGATATGGAGGCATGTGGATTATTGTTGATGAAGCTCATATAACCAACATTGCTCTATTGCCGGCATACCGAGAGAAGGGCTTGGGAAAACGGCTGCTGTCGGCTATGATAAGTCTGGCTAAGGATAAAGGTGCTCGCAGCATGACATTGGAGGTTAGAGTATCCAACACGCCTGCTAAGAAGTTATATGACAGTTTCGGCTTCGAGGAATGCGGATTGCGGCAAGGATATTATACTGATAATAATGAAGATGCACTTATTATGTGGCTTAAATCGTTGTAA
- the tsaB gene encoding tRNA (adenosine(37)-N6)-threonylcarbamoyltransferase complex dimerization subunit type 1 TsaB, whose translation MILSLDTATLVSSVALVSEEKLIAELTIQTKKTHSEMLMPHIEKILKLAGVKKTDLTLVAVSIGPGSFTGLRIGLATAKALAYALAIPLVGVSTLEALAFNCPVPGALLSPMLDAQKGNVYQAIYKWQKQGLTEVLPPRVIGFEESVSELTQQTMPVLILGEGAVMHGTKLAGLANPVAATGNVVMPRAASVGFLAKRKFAQGLRHDVMTLEPIYIRRSEAEELWEKRHGACI comes from the coding sequence ATGATTCTTTCTTTAGATACAGCGACCCTAGTGTCTAGCGTCGCACTGGTCAGCGAAGAAAAACTTATTGCCGAACTAACTATTCAGACTAAAAAAACACACTCGGAAATGCTTATGCCGCATATTGAAAAGATTTTAAAATTGGCGGGTGTAAAAAAAACTGATTTAACTTTAGTGGCTGTCAGTATTGGCCCAGGTTCGTTTACCGGTCTTAGAATCGGACTGGCAACAGCTAAGGCGCTGGCCTACGCTCTAGCTATTCCGCTTGTCGGGGTATCAACTCTTGAGGCTCTGGCTTTTAATTGTCCGGTACCCGGCGCACTGCTTTCGCCGATGCTGGATGCGCAAAAGGGAAATGTCTACCAGGCTATATATAAATGGCAAAAACAGGGCCTAACCGAAGTATTGCCGCCCCGGGTAATCGGCTTTGAAGAATCGGTTTCGGAACTTACACAGCAAACAATGCCTGTGCTTATCTTAGGTGAAGGCGCAGTGATGCATGGAACAAAACTAGCCGGTCTAGCAAATCCAGTTGCAGCGACTGGAAATGTAGTAATGCCGCGGGCAGCAAGTGTTGGATTCTTGGCAAAAAGAAAGTTCGCGCAAGGACTCAGGCATGATGTTATGACTTTGGAGCCAATATACATCCGCCGCTCTGAAGCTGAGGAACTTTGGGAAAAACGGCATGGAGCATGCATATGA
- the tsaE gene encoding tRNA (adenosine(37)-N6)-threonylcarbamoyltransferase complex ATPase subunit type 1 TsaE: MYIFKTKSPEETFKLGAQLAKFLADGDIICLAGNLGAGKTVFVQGIASSLNIEETVTSPTFNILNIYEGSLSVYHFDLYRLDYAGQLLDIGFYEYTAGRNGLAIIEWPNKFPDELPENYLWLDIKPGDNDNERLISFKPLGQRYQQLCEELKLIDDSFFRYSDPSV; encoded by the coding sequence ATGTACATATTTAAAACTAAGTCGCCTGAGGAAACATTTAAGCTTGGCGCCCAGCTTGCCAAATTCCTTGCCGATGGCGATATTATCTGCCTGGCAGGTAATTTAGGGGCCGGAAAAACGGTCTTTGTCCAAGGTATTGCCAGTTCCCTAAATATCGAAGAGACTGTAACAAGCCCGACTTTCAATATATTAAACATCTATGAAGGGAGTTTATCAGTATATCACTTTGATCTTTATCGGCTGGATTATGCCGGCCAGCTGCTGGATATAGGATTTTATGAATATACTGCCGGCAGAAACGGCTTAGCAATAATTGAATGGCCGAATAAGTTTCCCGATGAGTTACCTGAGAACTATTTGTGGCTCGACATTAAACCAGGCGATAACGATAATGAACGGCTAATTTCTTTTAAACCACTGGGGCAACGTTATCAGCAGCTTTGTGAGGAGTTGAAATTAATAGATGATTCTTTCTTTAGATACAGCGACCCTAGTGTCTAG
- the thiL gene encoding thiamine-phosphate kinase: MELKQVGEFGLIHLLKDNTIFDSSSVVIGIGDDTAVTLPTPRQLQLLTTDMLVEHVHFDLKTTTPWQLGYKAVAVNLSDIAAMGGIPKHAVISIAIPQQLDLEFIVGLYDGMKEICREFGVNIIGGDTVSSPHGLVINVTVVGEVEPTNLVRRSSAKVGDVIVITGTLGNSAAGLDLLTKGDWENYDFAWPLVTAHLTPRPQIKVGRAVAELGATSMNDISDGLASELNEIASASGVGMVIHEANIPLLSETIEAAGIFGKKAVDYALYGGEDFQLLFTIEPDKYKLLANLDLGIKVTAIGEVVEKDIGVLLIDSTGSQKHLEPRGYNHFRQEDLYVHI; encoded by the coding sequence ATGGAATTAAAGCAAGTTGGTGAATTTGGCTTAATTCACCTATTGAAAGATAATACAATATTCGATTCAAGCAGTGTGGTAATCGGAATTGGCGATGATACCGCCGTTACTTTACCGACTCCGCGCCAACTTCAACTGCTGACGACTGACATGTTAGTGGAACATGTTCATTTCGATCTAAAGACAACAACGCCCTGGCAGCTTGGTTATAAAGCTGTCGCTGTTAATTTAAGCGATATTGCCGCAATGGGTGGCATTCCCAAGCATGCTGTAATTTCAATTGCTATTCCCCAACAGCTTGATTTGGAATTTATCGTTGGCTTATATGACGGAATGAAGGAGATTTGTCGTGAGTTTGGCGTAAATATTATCGGTGGGGATACAGTATCTAGTCCGCATGGCCTTGTTATAAATGTTACTGTAGTCGGCGAAGTAGAACCGACAAATCTTGTAAGGCGATCCAGTGCTAAAGTAGGCGATGTCATTGTTATTACCGGGACACTCGGCAATTCAGCGGCTGGATTGGATTTATTGACTAAAGGCGACTGGGAGAACTATGACTTTGCATGGCCCTTAGTTACAGCCCATTTGACCCCGCGCCCGCAAATTAAGGTTGGCCGCGCTGTGGCAGAGCTTGGAGCTACAAGCATGAATGATATAAGCGATGGCTTAGCCAGCGAGCTTAATGAAATAGCGTCCGCTAGCGGGGTGGGAATGGTGATTCACGAGGCTAATATTCCTTTATTATCAGAAACAATTGAGGCCGCCGGGATATTCGGGAAAAAGGCGGTTGATTATGCTTTGTATGGCGGCGAAGATTTTCAGCTCCTATTTACGATCGAGCCTGATAAATATAAGCTGTTAGCCAATTTGGATTTAGGTATCAAAGTTACAGCAATTGGGGAAGTTGTAGAAAAAGATATCGGGGTGCTATTAATCGACTCCACTGGAAGCCAAAAGCATCTGGAGCCTCGAGGCTACAACCATTTTCGCCAGGAGGATTTGTATGTACATATTTAA
- a CDS encoding GerMN domain-containing protein yields the protein MRSSIRLLFGLLLSLTVLVSGCDSSIPVSNSQNAGNGKSLQGQTALSDKDRVNAENAGFIKITVYRATPDAMYLVPEVHQVPRNESPAKTAIELLMADPTIKDVVSPIPKGTELRKLLIKDGIAYVDFSDKIVKNNVGGSASELLLVGAIVNTLTEFPEIEKVQILVEGKTVETISGHVDISEPLSRSSTTIKK from the coding sequence ATGAGGTCAAGTATTAGGCTGCTATTTGGCTTATTGCTGAGTTTAACAGTATTGGTTTCCGGCTGTGACTCTAGTATACCGGTATCGAATAGCCAAAATGCCGGTAACGGAAAATCACTGCAAGGGCAAACTGCGCTTAGCGATAAGGACCGCGTGAATGCTGAAAATGCAGGCTTTATTAAAATTACGGTTTACCGGGCTACGCCCGATGCTATGTATTTAGTCCCAGAGGTTCACCAAGTTCCTCGTAACGAATCACCAGCTAAAACAGCTATTGAGCTTTTGATGGCTGATCCAACTATTAAGGATGTTGTATCGCCGATTCCGAAAGGGACAGAGCTCCGTAAGCTGCTTATAAAAGACGGCATTGCCTATGTTGATTTCAGTGATAAAATAGTCAAAAACAATGTTGGCGGCTCAGCGTCCGAGTTGCTTTTGGTCGGAGCCATTGTAAATACTTTGACAGAGTTTCCGGAAATAGAAAAGGTGCAGATTTTGGTAGAGGGTAAGACCGTTGAGACCATTTCCGGGCACGTCGACATTAGCGAACCGTTAAGTCGGTCATCCACGACTATAAAGAAATAA